The Halosimplex litoreum genome has a window encoding:
- the cheB gene encoding chemotaxis-specific protein-glutamate methyltransferase CheB: MTVRSTPRAVVADDSHFMRSVISDILEESGIDVVAVAKNGREAVDAVVETDPDVVTMDVEMPEMNGIEATDRIMSTRPTPILMLSAHTDENADVTFQALEKGAVDFFRKPGGEVSMEMSRMQDQLVDVVESVAAVDPTDSSDVASARTAGSGVDTGGVGTDDAGGAETVGSDAGAATTEYVDDPTVVVGSSTGGPTVVEQVLSDLPLAADLRVLVVQHMPSGFTGRFAERLDARSEYSVREAEDGDRIGGGEALIAAGDYHMEVTGYRRGRLRVGLTQDPPVNNVRPAVDVTMQTAAERITSPLAGVILTGMGEDGARGVRAIHEAGGYTVAQDEATSAVFGMPKRAIETGCVDGVAPVNDVAAAILDAFEVT, from the coding sequence ATGACGGTACGCTCGACGCCGCGAGCGGTCGTCGCCGACGACTCGCACTTCATGCGGAGCGTCATCTCCGACATCCTGGAGGAGAGCGGCATCGACGTGGTCGCCGTGGCCAAGAACGGTCGCGAAGCCGTCGACGCGGTCGTCGAGACCGACCCCGACGTGGTGACGATGGACGTGGAGATGCCGGAGATGAACGGCATCGAGGCGACCGACCGGATCATGTCGACCCGGCCGACCCCGATCCTGATGCTGTCCGCCCACACCGACGAGAACGCCGACGTGACGTTCCAGGCCCTGGAGAAAGGCGCCGTCGACTTCTTCCGCAAGCCCGGCGGCGAGGTGTCGATGGAGATGTCCCGCATGCAGGACCAGCTCGTCGACGTCGTCGAGTCCGTCGCGGCCGTCGACCCGACCGACTCCTCGGACGTGGCCTCCGCCCGGACCGCCGGGTCGGGGGTCGACACCGGCGGTGTCGGCACTGACGACGCGGGCGGCGCCGAAACGGTAGGTTCCGACGCCGGGGCCGCGACGACGGAGTACGTCGACGACCCGACGGTCGTCGTCGGCTCCTCGACGGGCGGCCCGACCGTCGTCGAGCAAGTCCTCTCGGACCTGCCGCTGGCGGCGGACCTGCGCGTGCTGGTCGTCCAGCACATGCCCAGCGGGTTCACCGGTCGCTTCGCCGAACGCCTGGACGCCCGCAGCGAGTACAGCGTGCGTGAGGCCGAAGACGGCGATCGGATCGGTGGCGGCGAGGCGCTCATCGCCGCGGGCGACTACCACATGGAAGTGACGGGCTATCGCCGCGGGCGCCTCCGGGTCGGACTGACCCAGGACCCGCCGGTCAACAACGTCAGGCCCGCGGTCGACGTGACGATGCAGACGGCTGCCGAACGGATCACGAGCCCACTCGCCGGCGTCATCCTGACCGGGATGGGCGAAGACGGCGCACGCGGCGTTCGCGCGATCCACGAGGCCGGCGGCTACACGGTCGCACAGGACGAAGCCACGTCGGCGGTCTTCGGGATGCCCAAACGGGCCATCGAGACCGGCTGTGTCGACGGCGTGGCACCGGTCAACGACGTGGCGGCGGCGATACTCGACGCATTCGAGGTGACCTAA
- a CDS encoding chemotaxis protein CheW has translation MASGTQNAAPTATDGQVLEFSLGEETYCVSIDYVTEIVDAGEVTTVPNSPPHVRGVMDLRGRTTSIVDPKVVFGIGGDGAERRIIVFDPAIVDDQGAAGWLVDEVYQVVKVDGSDVDDSPSQDEQAIHGVVKRDDGFVIWVDPKAVHSG, from the coding sequence ATGGCATCAGGTACTCAGAACGCGGCGCCGACGGCGACGGACGGACAGGTCCTGGAGTTCTCGCTGGGCGAGGAGACCTACTGCGTGAGCATCGACTACGTCACCGAGATCGTCGACGCCGGCGAGGTGACGACGGTCCCCAACTCGCCGCCCCACGTCCGCGGGGTGATGGACCTGCGCGGGCGCACGACGTCGATCGTCGACCCGAAGGTCGTCTTCGGGATCGGCGGCGACGGCGCCGAGCGTCGGATCATCGTCTTCGACCCGGCGATCGTCGACGACCAGGGCGCCGCCGGTTGGCTGGTCGACGAGGTGTACCAGGTCGTGAAAGTCGACGGGTCGGACGTCGACGACTCCCCCTCCCAAGACGAGCAAGCCATCCACGGCGTCGTCAAGCGCGACGACGGGTTCGTCATCTGGGTCGACCCGAAGGCCGTCCACTCCGGGTGA
- a CDS encoding RAD55 family ATPase — translation MIELTKTGIDGLDEILNGGIVTNSTTLVSGNPGAGKSILCLQFIYNGVEQFDEKGIYLTFEEDEEDLREAAESIGFDKWGEYVDNGDIKVYDKKVLLRENDFSSSLELLLDDFEDNDYDRVVLDSLAMFELFFENEQEKRTYLLKFTDILSQNDLTTLMTNEQGAVFPETEIGLENYLTDGNIYLIQTPTESGVNRYVWVAKMRKQDIETDIFPMEISQGGIRVHQNASAFSMMSEDDNPL, via the coding sequence ATGATCGAACTAACGAAAACCGGCATCGACGGGTTGGACGAGATCCTGAACGGTGGTATTGTCACAAATTCGACTACCCTGGTGAGCGGGAATCCCGGGGCGGGCAAGAGTATCCTCTGTCTGCAGTTCATCTACAACGGCGTCGAGCAGTTCGACGAGAAAGGCATCTACCTCACCTTCGAGGAAGACGAGGAAGACCTGCGTGAGGCCGCCGAATCGATCGGCTTCGACAAGTGGGGCGAGTACGTCGACAACGGCGACATCAAGGTCTACGACAAGAAGGTCCTGCTGCGGGAGAACGATTTCTCGTCGTCGCTCGAACTCCTGCTCGACGACTTCGAGGACAACGACTACGACCGGGTCGTCCTCGACTCGCTGGCGATGTTCGAGCTCTTTTTCGAGAACGAACAGGAGAAGCGGACCTACCTGCTGAAGTTCACGGACATCCTCAGCCAGAACGACCTGACGACGCTGATGACCAACGAGCAGGGTGCCGTGTTCCCGGAGACGGAGATCGGGTTGGAGAACTACCTCACCGACGGGAACATCTACCTGATCCAGACGCCCACCGAGTCGGGCGTCAACCGGTACGTCTGGGTGGCCAAGATGCGCAAGCAGGACATCGAGACCGACATCTTCCCGATGGAGATCTCACAGGGCGGCATCCGCGTCCACCAGAACGCCAGCGCGTTCTCGATGATGAGCGAAGACGACAATCCGCTGTAG
- a CDS encoding ArsR/SmtB family transcription factor, with amino-acid sequence MASAEILQTLGNKYSAEILDATDEPQSAQELSDELGIPIATCYRRIDELTEHDLLELHDNILSDDRRRIKVYRRNVDQVHIDFEESLTVEVEERTEVTNKLDEAWRTLSES; translated from the coding sequence ATGGCTTCAGCCGAGATCCTTCAGACACTGGGGAACAAATACAGCGCAGAGATCCTGGACGCAACCGACGAGCCCCAGTCGGCCCAGGAACTGAGTGACGAGCTCGGGATCCCGATCGCCACCTGTTATCGCCGGATCGACGAGCTGACAGAGCACGACCTGCTCGAGCTCCACGACAACATCCTCTCGGACGACCGCCGGCGCATCAAGGTGTACCGGCGAAACGTCGACCAGGTCCACATCGACTTCGAGGAGTCGCTGACCGTCGAAGTCGAGGAGCGCACCGAGGTCACGAACAAGCTCGACGAGGCCTGGCGGACACTCTCCGAAAGCTGA
- a CDS encoding DUF7521 family protein yields the protein MIEILYAVSTVVFVVAGLTMVGMAMRAYVKTSRQAMLHLSLGFSLAVAGAASTMISAFLTNFTGTRSLLLVNSGLTTFGFLFVMYSLVIYE from the coding sequence GTGATAGAGATCCTCTACGCCGTCTCGACGGTCGTGTTCGTCGTCGCCGGCCTGACGATGGTCGGGATGGCCATGCGCGCGTACGTGAAGACATCACGACAGGCGATGTTGCACCTCTCGCTGGGCTTTTCGCTCGCGGTGGCCGGCGCCGCGTCGACGATGATCAGCGCCTTCCTCACGAACTTCACCGGCACCCGGTCGCTACTGTTGGTCAACAGCGGCCTGACGACGTTCGGATTCCTGTTCGTGATGTACAGTCTCGTCATCTACGAGTGA